A window of Cellulomonas fimi contains these coding sequences:
- a CDS encoding class I SAM-dependent methyltransferase, translated as MSGQEHYFTAQPASPVELRTLTVELAGRRVPVQTAGGVFSPDHVDLGTQVLLRTAPPAPATGDLLDLGCGWGPVALALALESPGARVWAVDVNERALDLVRRNAAALGLGNVVAALPDDVPDDVRFATIRSNPPIRVGKQALHALLLRWLPRRAAGGDAHLVVGKNLGADSLQRWLAETLGPGVVVERSASAKGFRVLVVRDA; from the coding sequence GTGAGCGGGCAGGAGCACTACTTCACCGCGCAGCCCGCGTCCCCGGTGGAGCTGCGCACGTTGACGGTCGAGCTGGCCGGGCGCCGCGTCCCGGTGCAGACCGCCGGTGGCGTCTTCTCCCCCGACCACGTCGACCTCGGCACGCAGGTCCTGCTGCGGACCGCTCCTCCGGCCCCGGCGACGGGCGACCTCCTCGACCTCGGCTGCGGCTGGGGTCCCGTCGCGCTCGCGCTCGCGCTGGAGTCTCCCGGGGCCCGGGTCTGGGCGGTCGACGTGAACGAGCGCGCGCTCGACCTCGTCCGTCGGAACGCCGCCGCCCTCGGGCTGGGGAACGTCGTGGCGGCGCTGCCCGACGACGTCCCCGACGACGTGCGGTTCGCCACGATCCGCTCCAACCCGCCGATCCGGGTCGGCAAGCAGGCCCTGCACGCGCTGCTGCTGCGCTGGCTGCCCCGGCGGGCGGCGGGCGGCGACGCGCACCTCGTCGTCGGGAAGAACCTCGGCGCCGACTCCCTGCAGCGCTGGCTGGCCGAGACCCTGGGGCCGGGCGTCGTGGTCGAGCGGTCCGCGAGCGCGAAGGGCTTCCGGGTCCTCGTCGTGCGGGACGCCTGA
- a CDS encoding TlpA family protein disulfide reductase, which produces MPTSDVLLTADELGAPLGARATVVQFSSTFCVPCRRTRQVVEHALRAVDGVAHVDLDVAHHLDLGERLAITSTPTVLVLDAAGHVRRRAAGVPTLAQLRAAVADAAGTVQAHARS; this is translated from the coding sequence GTGCCGACCTCCGACGTCCTGCTCACCGCCGACGAGCTCGGCGCTCCGCTCGGCGCGCGCGCCACGGTCGTCCAGTTCTCCAGCACCTTCTGCGTGCCGTGCCGCCGGACCCGTCAGGTCGTCGAGCACGCGCTCCGGGCCGTGGACGGGGTCGCGCACGTCGACCTCGACGTCGCCCACCACCTCGACCTCGGCGAGCGGCTCGCGATCACGTCGACACCGACCGTGCTCGTCCTCGACGCCGCCGGCCACGTCCGCCGTCGCGCCGCCGGCGTCCCCACGCTCGCGCAGCTCCGGGCCGCCGTCGCCGACGCGGCGGGCACGGTCCAGGCGCACGCCCGGTCCTGA
- a CDS encoding YbjN domain-containing protein: MAPFADRARRWLARRQRPARHVPRDVAAPEPTDDELHERVAALLARELGVAEPAEDLPSAVTPARIAAWMTQNQFSYFVDNDGDLGGLWRGRLFYFFLFGEKAEILQVRGQWHREIAIERLEEVLDLCNEWNADRIWPKAYVRVRDNGRVHVVSEVATDLEHGATDAQLSQMLFCGLSTGSMFFDALDERYPDPAGVAP, translated from the coding sequence ATGGCACCGTTCGCCGACCGTGCCCGCCGCTGGCTCGCGCGCCGCCAGCGGCCGGCGCGTCACGTCCCGCGCGACGTCGCCGCGCCGGAGCCGACGGACGACGAGCTGCACGAGCGGGTCGCCGCGCTGCTCGCCCGCGAGCTCGGCGTCGCCGAGCCTGCCGAGGACCTGCCGTCGGCCGTGACGCCCGCCCGGATCGCCGCGTGGATGACGCAGAACCAGTTCAGCTACTTCGTCGACAACGACGGCGACCTGGGCGGTCTGTGGCGCGGCCGGCTGTTCTACTTCTTCCTCTTCGGCGAGAAGGCCGAGATCCTCCAGGTCCGGGGGCAGTGGCACCGGGAGATCGCGATCGAGCGCCTCGAGGAGGTGCTCGACCTGTGCAACGAGTGGAACGCCGACCGGATCTGGCCCAAGGCGTACGTGCGGGTGCGGGACAACGGGCGCGTGCACGTGGTGTCGGAGGTCGCGACCGACCTGGAGCACGGGGCGACCGACGCGCAGCTGAGCCAGATGCTGTTCTGCGGGCTGTCGACCGGCAGCATGTTCTTCGACGCGCTCGACGAGCGCTATCCCGACCCCGCGGGGGTCGCACCGTGA
- a CDS encoding L-lactate dehydrogenase: MTDTPDLDDAVTPLVPRRRTSKLAIVGAGAVGSTMAYAALMRGAARSVALYDINKAKVQAEALDLGHGIQFMPMAEVVGSDDIAVCADADIVMFTAGAKQKPGQTRLDLAEATISLVRKVLPAVVEVAPDATYVMVTNPVDVVTYAALRISGLPPSRLFGSGTVLDSSRLRYLIARETGVAVQNVHAYVAGEHGDSELPLWSSASIGAVPLLEWNGLGGRGGALTSEVRERIAREVVDSAYQIIEGKGATNYAVALAGSRIIEAVLNDESRILPVSSLLDDYYGISDVCLSVPAVVGAKGVEDRLAVPMSADELAGMRRSAEAVKDVARQFGF, from the coding sequence ATGACCGACACCCCTGACCTCGACGACGCCGTGACGCCGCTCGTCCCGCGCCGCCGCACGTCCAAGCTCGCGATCGTCGGGGCGGGCGCCGTCGGGTCGACGATGGCGTACGCCGCCCTCATGCGCGGCGCTGCCCGGTCCGTCGCGCTCTACGACATCAACAAGGCGAAGGTGCAGGCGGAGGCGCTCGACCTGGGGCACGGCATCCAGTTCATGCCGATGGCCGAGGTGGTCGGCTCCGACGACATCGCGGTGTGCGCGGACGCCGACATCGTCATGTTCACCGCCGGCGCCAAGCAGAAGCCGGGGCAGACCCGTCTGGACCTCGCCGAGGCGACGATCTCCCTCGTCCGCAAGGTGCTGCCGGCCGTCGTGGAGGTCGCACCCGACGCCACCTACGTCATGGTGACGAACCCCGTCGACGTCGTCACGTACGCGGCGCTGCGCATCTCGGGGCTCCCGCCGTCGCGGCTGTTCGGCTCCGGCACCGTGCTCGACTCGTCGCGGCTCCGCTACCTCATCGCGCGCGAGACGGGTGTCGCCGTGCAGAACGTGCACGCGTACGTCGCCGGCGAGCACGGCGACAGCGAGCTGCCGCTGTGGAGCTCCGCGAGCATCGGCGCCGTGCCCCTGCTCGAGTGGAACGGCCTCGGCGGGCGGGGCGGTGCCCTGACCTCCGAGGTGCGCGAGCGGATCGCGCGCGAGGTCGTCGACTCGGCGTACCAGATCATCGAGGGCAAGGGCGCCACGAACTACGCGGTCGCGCTCGCCGGCTCCCGGATCATCGAGGCCGTCCTCAACGACGAGTCGCGCATCCTGCCGGTCTCGTCGCTGCTCGACGACTACTACGGCATCTCCGACGTCTGCCTGTCGGTCCCCGCCGTCGTCGGGGCGAAGGGTGTCGAGGACCGGCTCGCGGTGCCGATGTCCGCCGACGAGCTCGCCGGTATGCGCCGCTCGGCCGAGGCCGTCAAGGACGTCGCACGCCAGTTCGGGTTCTAG
- the miaB gene encoding tRNA (N6-isopentenyl adenosine(37)-C2)-methylthiotransferase MiaB has protein sequence MSTTLPAPTPLAPETTGASPRTYLVKTLGCQMNVHDSEHMAGMLEQAGYVPASPADAAAEDADVIVINTCAVRENAADKLYGNLGRLAGTKRARPGMQIAVGGCLAQKDRAGIVERAPWVDVVFGTHNLDVLPVLLERARHNERAEVEIAESLQVFPSTLPTRRESAYAGWVSISVGCNNTCTFCIVPHLRGKERDRRPGEILAEVEALVQQGAIEVTLLGQNVNSYGVEFGDRGAFAKLLRAAGAIEGLERLRFTSPHPAAFTDDVIEAMAATPTVMPQLHMPLQSGSDRILRAMRRSYRSEKFLGILDRVRAAMPHAAITTDIIVGFPGETEEDFAETLRVVEASRFASAFTFQYSPRPGTPAADLPDQLPKAVVQERYERLVALQERISLEENRAQVGRTLEVLVSEGEGRKDGATERRSGRAEDNRLVHLALPADLAPQDAPRPGDVVTVTVTHGAPHHLVADSGATGGTFAVRRTRAGDAWAARQAGDDAHDHGGSACGTGAPAPTGPVVLGLPTIGVRA, from the coding sequence ATGTCCACGACCCTGCCCGCCCCGACGCCGCTCGCCCCTGAGACGACCGGCGCGTCCCCGCGCACCTATCTCGTCAAGACGCTCGGCTGCCAGATGAACGTGCACGACTCCGAGCACATGGCGGGCATGCTCGAGCAGGCCGGCTACGTCCCGGCGAGCCCCGCGGACGCCGCGGCCGAGGACGCCGACGTCATCGTCATCAACACGTGCGCGGTGCGCGAGAACGCGGCCGACAAGCTGTACGGCAACCTCGGGCGCCTCGCGGGAACCAAGCGCGCGCGTCCCGGGATGCAGATCGCCGTGGGCGGCTGCCTCGCGCAGAAGGACCGCGCGGGCATCGTCGAGCGTGCGCCGTGGGTCGACGTCGTGTTCGGCACCCACAACCTCGACGTGCTGCCCGTCCTGCTGGAGCGCGCGCGGCACAACGAGCGCGCCGAGGTCGAGATCGCGGAGTCGCTGCAGGTCTTCCCCTCCACGCTGCCGACCCGGCGCGAGTCCGCCTACGCCGGCTGGGTGTCGATCAGCGTCGGGTGCAACAACACGTGCACGTTCTGCATCGTGCCGCACCTGCGCGGCAAGGAGCGCGACCGTCGGCCGGGGGAGATCCTCGCCGAGGTCGAGGCGCTCGTGCAGCAGGGCGCGATCGAGGTCACGCTGCTCGGGCAGAACGTGAACTCGTACGGCGTGGAGTTCGGCGACCGCGGCGCGTTCGCGAAGCTGCTGCGCGCGGCCGGTGCGATCGAGGGCCTCGAGCGGCTGCGGTTCACGTCGCCGCACCCGGCCGCGTTCACCGACGACGTCATCGAGGCGATGGCCGCGACGCCCACCGTGATGCCGCAGCTGCACATGCCGCTTCAGTCGGGGTCGGACCGGATCCTGCGCGCGATGCGCCGCTCGTACCGCTCGGAGAAGTTCCTCGGCATCCTCGACCGCGTGCGCGCCGCGATGCCGCACGCCGCGATCACGACCGACATCATCGTGGGCTTCCCGGGTGAGACCGAGGAGGACTTCGCGGAGACCCTGCGCGTCGTCGAGGCGTCGCGCTTCGCGTCCGCGTTCACGTTCCAGTACTCGCCGCGGCCCGGCACGCCCGCCGCCGACCTCCCCGACCAGCTGCCGAAGGCCGTCGTGCAGGAGCGCTACGAGCGGCTCGTCGCGCTCCAGGAGCGCATCTCCCTCGAGGAGAACCGGGCGCAGGTCGGCCGGACGCTCGAGGTGCTCGTGTCCGAGGGCGAGGGCCGCAAGGACGGTGCGACCGAGCGTCGGTCCGGCCGTGCCGAGGACAACCGCCTCGTGCACCTCGCGCTGCCTGCGGACCTGGCACCGCAGGACGCGCCTCGCCCCGGCGACGTCGTGACGGTGACCGTCACGCACGGCGCACCCCATCACCTCGTGGCCGACTCCGGCGCGACGGGCGGCACGTTCGCGGTGCGGCGCACGCGCGCCGGCGACGCGTGGGCCGCGCGGCAGGCGGGTGACGACGCCCACGACCACGGGGGATCGGCCTGCGGCACGGGCGCCCCGGCGCCGACCGGTCCGGTCGTCCTCGGCCTGCCGACGATCGGCGTGCGCGCCTGA
- the dapF gene encoding diaminopimelate epimerase: MTTVPVSADAPADLPLAVGLSVTKGHGTQNDFVLVDDRDGVLDLTAPLVRELADRRAGLGGDGVIRLVASRLLPEGAAVLAEDPAATWFMDYRNADGSVAEMCGNGVRVFAAFAQRLGLWDADEELVLGTRAGVRRVRRVPVPAGLDDDVWYAVDMGRWSVPGGDDAVRAGFDAQVHVAGLDDVRPALSLDVGNPHTVLALAGPDELAAADLTRAPEVRPVPPHGTNVELVVPLAEDRAADGTLVGHVAMRVHERGVGETRSCGTGACAAAMAVRTWAGVGSPDVWLVDVPGGTVRVTALADGHVELAGPAVLVATATVDLAAVAGASGR, encoded by the coding sequence ATGACGACCGTCCCCGTGTCCGCCGACGCGCCCGCCGACCTGCCGCTCGCGGTCGGGCTCTCGGTGACCAAGGGCCACGGCACGCAGAACGACTTCGTGCTCGTCGACGACCGTGACGGCGTGCTCGACCTCACCGCGCCCCTCGTGCGCGAGCTCGCGGACCGCCGCGCGGGGCTCGGTGGCGACGGTGTCATCCGTCTCGTCGCGAGCCGTCTGCTGCCCGAGGGGGCCGCCGTGCTCGCCGAGGACCCGGCCGCGACCTGGTTCATGGACTACCGCAACGCCGACGGATCGGTCGCCGAGATGTGCGGCAACGGCGTGCGCGTCTTCGCCGCGTTCGCGCAGCGCCTCGGCCTGTGGGACGCCGACGAGGAGCTCGTGCTCGGCACCCGGGCGGGCGTGCGCCGCGTGCGCCGCGTGCCGGTGCCCGCGGGGCTCGACGACGACGTCTGGTACGCGGTCGACATGGGCCGCTGGTCCGTCCCCGGGGGCGACGACGCCGTCCGGGCCGGGTTCGACGCGCAGGTGCACGTCGCCGGGCTCGACGACGTCCGCCCCGCGCTGTCGCTCGACGTCGGCAACCCGCACACGGTCCTCGCGCTCGCGGGCCCCGACGAGCTCGCCGCCGCCGACCTCACGCGCGCGCCCGAGGTCCGGCCGGTCCCGCCGCACGGCACCAACGTCGAGCTCGTGGTGCCGCTCGCCGAGGACCGCGCCGCCGACGGCACGCTCGTCGGCCACGTCGCGATGCGCGTGCACGAGCGCGGGGTCGGCGAGACGCGCTCGTGCGGCACCGGTGCGTGCGCCGCCGCGATGGCGGTCCGGACGTGGGCCGGGGTGGGCTCGCCCGACGTGTGGCTCGTCGACGTCCCGGGCGGCACCGTCCGTGTCACTGCCCTGGCGGACGGTCACGTCGAGCTCGCCGGGCCGGCCGTCCTCGTCGCCACCGCGACCGTCGACCTCGCGGCCGTCGCGGGGGCCTCCGGCCGATGA
- a CDS encoding YbjN domain-containing protein → MSGPGWLLRVLGGLPKPTKRPSADDEPPRPLTRDRIGDYLLGRGYRFVVDEDGDLTGTWDGSRFWFLMLGEHQEILQVRGRWHRTFALEQRAAVGLAVNDWNRERIWPKAYLREEDGVIALYSEVSADFEPGVTDLQLAQLVACGLGTGVQMFAALEGLLPRDDAPPTDLPDN, encoded by the coding sequence ATGAGCGGACCCGGCTGGCTGCTGCGGGTCCTCGGCGGGCTCCCCAAGCCCACGAAGCGACCGTCGGCCGACGACGAGCCGCCGCGCCCGCTCACCCGGGACCGGATCGGCGACTACCTGCTCGGCCGCGGGTACCGGTTCGTCGTGGACGAGGACGGTGACCTCACCGGCACGTGGGACGGCAGCCGGTTCTGGTTCCTCATGCTCGGCGAGCACCAGGAGATCCTGCAGGTGCGGGGCCGCTGGCACCGGACGTTCGCGCTCGAGCAGCGCGCGGCCGTCGGCCTCGCGGTCAACGACTGGAACCGCGAGCGCATCTGGCCCAAGGCGTACCTGCGCGAGGAGGACGGGGTCATCGCGCTCTACAGCGAGGTGTCCGCCGACTTCGAGCCCGGCGTGACCGACCTCCAGCTCGCGCAGCTCGTCGCGTGCGGGCTCGGGACGGGTGTGCAGATGTTCGCCGCGCTGGAGGGTCTGCTGCCGCGCGACGACGCACCGCCGACGGACCTCCCCGACAACTGA
- a CDS encoding DUF7218 family protein, protein MPGRMRDPGPSVKDEKLYERLRDEGNSKEKSARIANAAANTSRSAVGRKGGRSGDYDDWTVDDLRKKAADVGIEGRSRMRKSQLIDALRSH, encoded by the coding sequence ATGCCCGGACGCATGCGGGACCCCGGCCCCAGCGTGAAGGACGAGAAGCTCTACGAGCGGCTGCGCGACGAGGGGAACAGCAAGGAGAAGTCGGCGCGCATCGCCAACGCCGCCGCGAACACCTCACGCTCGGCCGTGGGGCGCAAGGGCGGCCGCTCGGGCGACTACGACGACTGGACGGTCGACGACCTCCGCAAGAAGGCGGCCGACGTCGGCATCGAGGGCCGGTCGCGCATGCGCAAGTCGCAGCTGATCGACGCCCTGCGCTCGCACTGA
- the hflX gene encoding GTPase HflX, with the protein MNDPQHTTHETEAYEPRSVQDVADDVVARVLARAGTALQDGGTVHSTYDGDQLDLEERTSLRRVAGLSTELEDVTEVEYRQLRLEKVVLVGVWGTGTAEDAEISLRELAALAETAGSQVLDGVIQRRRTPDPGTYLGSGKAAELAMLVASVGADTVVVDGELAPSQRRALEDIVRVKVVDRTALILDIFAQHAKSREGKAQVELAQLEYLLPRLRGWGESMSRQAGGQVGGAGAGMGSRGPGETKIELDRRRIRNRMAKLRREIAAMEPARVTKRASRRKNAIPSVAIAGYTNAGKSSLLNRLTNAGVLVENALFATLDPTVRRAETTDGRVYTLADTVGFVRALPHQLVEAFRSTLEEVADADLILHVVDASHPDPEGQIAAVRHVFADIPGAMDVPEIVVLNKADRASEEAIARLRSRELHSVVVSAHTGEGVAELQALIADQLPRPGVAVDVVVPYDRGDLVSRVHEHGDIDHEEHTAQGTALRARVDSQLASELNAAAVRTA; encoded by the coding sequence GTGAACGACCCGCAGCACACCACCCACGAGACCGAGGCGTACGAGCCTCGCTCCGTGCAGGACGTCGCCGACGACGTCGTCGCGCGTGTGCTCGCCCGGGCCGGCACCGCGTTGCAGGACGGCGGCACCGTCCACTCCACGTACGACGGCGACCAGCTCGACCTCGAGGAGCGCACGTCGCTGCGCCGGGTCGCGGGTCTGTCCACCGAGCTCGAGGACGTCACCGAGGTCGAGTACCGCCAGCTCCGCCTGGAGAAGGTCGTGCTCGTCGGCGTCTGGGGGACCGGCACCGCCGAGGACGCCGAGATCTCGCTGCGCGAGCTCGCCGCGCTCGCCGAGACCGCCGGCTCGCAGGTCCTCGACGGCGTCATCCAGCGTCGCCGCACGCCCGACCCGGGCACCTACCTCGGCTCCGGCAAGGCCGCGGAGCTCGCGATGCTCGTCGCGTCGGTCGGGGCCGACACGGTCGTCGTGGACGGCGAGCTCGCTCCCTCGCAGCGCCGTGCGCTCGAGGACATCGTGCGCGTCAAGGTCGTCGACCGGACCGCGCTGATCCTCGACATCTTCGCGCAGCACGCGAAGTCCCGGGAGGGCAAGGCACAGGTCGAGCTCGCGCAGCTCGAGTACCTGCTCCCGCGCCTGCGTGGCTGGGGCGAGTCGATGTCCCGGCAGGCCGGCGGCCAGGTCGGCGGCGCCGGGGCGGGCATGGGCTCGCGCGGTCCCGGTGAGACGAAGATCGAGCTCGACCGCCGCCGCATCCGCAACCGCATGGCCAAGCTGCGCCGCGAGATCGCCGCGATGGAGCCGGCGCGCGTGACCAAGCGCGCGTCGCGCCGCAAGAACGCGATCCCGTCGGTCGCGATCGCGGGCTACACGAACGCCGGCAAGTCGTCGCTGCTCAACCGCCTGACCAACGCGGGCGTCCTCGTCGAGAACGCGCTGTTCGCGACCCTGGACCCGACGGTCCGCCGTGCCGAGACGACGGACGGGCGCGTCTACACGCTCGCCGACACCGTGGGCTTCGTCCGGGCGCTGCCGCACCAGCTCGTCGAGGCATTCCGGTCGACGCTCGAGGAGGTCGCCGACGCGGACCTGATCCTGCACGTCGTCGACGCGTCCCACCCGGACCCCGAGGGGCAGATCGCAGCCGTGCGGCACGTGTTCGCCGACATCCCCGGGGCGATGGACGTGCCCGAGATCGTCGTGCTCAACAAGGCGGACCGGGCGTCCGAGGAGGCGATCGCACGGCTGCGCTCGCGCGAGCTGCACTCCGTCGTGGTGTCCGCGCACACGGGCGAGGGTGTCGCGGAGCTGCAGGCGCTGATCGCCGACCAGCTCCCGCGGCCCGGTGTGGCCGTCGACGTCGTGGTCCCGTACGACCGCGGCGACCTCGTGAGCCGGGTGCACGAGCACGGTGACATCGACCACGAGGAGCACACCGCGCAGGGCACCGCGCTGCGGGCACGGGTCGACTCGCAGCTCGCGTCCGAGCTGAACGCGGCGGCGGTCCGGACGGCCTGA
- a CDS encoding ATP-dependent DNA helicase, producing the protein MPDAEPTVDDLLDLAVGALGGARRDGQHAMAQAVARSLETGEHLLVQAGTGTGKSLGYLVPAVRHAVLADEHVVVSTATLALQRQVVTRDLPLVADALAPRLPRRPHIALLKGWHNYLCVHKVAGGYPEDEPGTLFDLGDHAGAADHPAPAGAGRRDGGESLGEQILRLREWAEETDTGDRDDLVPGVTDRAWRQVSVTSLECLGTRCPMIEECFPERARASAREADVVVTNHAMLGIAASGSPGVLPEHDVIVVDEAHELTDRVTAQATSDLSFATVDHAARLARRHGGVPTTDLDAAAQALAAVLVELPEGRFPAGLPDAARDAVAAVRDASRTLLSALKPDSTAGRPAAPDGGLKMAASAMLALFEVADRMAADPEDNRHTVLWCARGEDRRGGVLTRLHAAPLAVNGLIRTNLLAGRTGVLTSATLSLGGSFDPIARSVGLEVRPDAEPVGPSRLPGAVGDDDAPDDAAGADVAAETGPVTWHGLDVGSPFDYARQGILYVARRLPPPGREPATDAQLDEIEALVRAAGGRTLGLFSSRRAATAAALAMRERLDVPVLLQGDDQLPTLVAQFAADEPTCLFGTLSLWQGVDVPGPACRLVLIDRIPFPRPDDPVRSARTEAVAAAGGNGFMSVSATHAALLLAQGAGRLVRTTEDRGVVAVLDPRLVTARYGEFLARSLPGFWRTTERDVAVSALRRLTGDG; encoded by the coding sequence GTGCCCGATGCGGAACCGACGGTCGACGACCTCCTGGACCTCGCCGTCGGCGCCCTGGGGGGCGCCCGTCGCGACGGTCAGCACGCGATGGCGCAGGCCGTCGCGCGGTCGCTCGAGACCGGCGAGCACCTGCTCGTCCAGGCCGGGACGGGCACCGGGAAGTCGCTCGGCTACCTGGTCCCGGCGGTCCGGCACGCGGTCCTCGCGGACGAGCACGTCGTCGTGTCCACCGCCACGCTCGCGCTGCAGCGCCAGGTCGTCACGCGCGACCTGCCGCTCGTCGCGGACGCGCTCGCGCCACGCCTGCCCCGCCGGCCGCACATCGCGCTCCTCAAGGGCTGGCACAACTACCTCTGCGTGCACAAGGTCGCCGGTGGCTACCCCGAGGACGAGCCCGGCACGCTGTTCGACCTCGGTGACCACGCCGGCGCGGCCGACCACCCCGCGCCCGCGGGGGCGGGACGTCGCGACGGCGGCGAGTCGCTGGGCGAGCAGATCCTGCGGCTGCGCGAGTGGGCCGAGGAGACCGACACCGGTGATCGCGACGACCTCGTCCCGGGCGTCACCGACCGCGCGTGGCGGCAGGTGTCCGTCACGTCGCTCGAGTGCCTCGGGACGCGGTGCCCGATGATCGAGGAGTGCTTCCCCGAGCGGGCGCGCGCGTCCGCCCGGGAGGCGGACGTCGTGGTGACCAACCACGCGATGCTCGGGATCGCCGCCTCGGGCTCGCCCGGCGTCCTGCCCGAGCACGACGTGATCGTCGTCGACGAGGCCCACGAGCTCACCGACCGCGTCACCGCCCAGGCGACGTCCGACCTCTCGTTCGCGACCGTCGACCACGCCGCGCGTCTGGCCCGTCGGCACGGGGGTGTGCCCACCACCGACCTCGACGCCGCCGCGCAGGCGCTCGCCGCGGTGCTGGTCGAGCTCCCCGAGGGGCGGTTCCCCGCGGGCCTGCCCGACGCCGCGCGCGACGCCGTCGCCGCCGTCCGGGACGCGTCGCGCACCCTGCTCAGCGCCCTCAAGCCCGACTCGACGGCCGGGCGACCCGCGGCCCCCGACGGCGGGCTCAAGATGGCCGCGTCGGCGATGCTCGCGCTGTTCGAGGTCGCCGACCGCATGGCCGCCGACCCCGAGGACAACCGGCACACCGTCCTGTGGTGCGCGCGCGGCGAGGACCGCCGAGGTGGCGTGCTGACCCGCCTGCACGCGGCGCCGCTCGCCGTGAACGGGCTCATCCGCACGAACCTGCTCGCGGGGCGCACGGGTGTCCTCACCTCGGCGACGCTCTCGCTCGGCGGCTCGTTCGACCCGATCGCGCGCTCGGTCGGCCTCGAGGTCCGTCCCGACGCCGAGCCCGTCGGACCGTCGCGCCTGCCCGGCGCGGTCGGCGACGACGACGCCCCCGATGACGCGGCCGGTGCGGACGTCGCGGCCGAGACCGGCCCGGTGACCTGGCACGGGCTCGACGTCGGCAGCCCGTTCGACTACGCCCGGCAGGGCATCCTCTACGTCGCACGCCGCCTGCCGCCGCCGGGTCGCGAGCCGGCCACCGACGCGCAGCTCGACGAGATCGAGGCGCTCGTCCGCGCAGCGGGTGGCCGCACGCTCGGGCTGTTCTCCTCCCGACGCGCCGCCACCGCCGCGGCGCTCGCGATGCGCGAACGGCTCGACGTGCCCGTCCTGCTGCAGGGCGACGACCAGCTCCCGACGCTCGTCGCGCAGTTCGCCGCCGACGAGCCGACCTGCCTGTTCGGGACGCTGTCGCTCTGGCAGGGCGTCGACGTGCCCGGTCCCGCGTGCCGTCTGGTGCTCATCGACCGGATCCCGTTCCCGCGCCCCGACGACCCGGTGCGCTCCGCCCGGACCGAGGCCGTCGCGGCCGCCGGCGGCAACGGCTTCATGTCGGTCTCGGCGACGCACGCCGCCCTCCTCCTCGCGCAGGGCGCCGGACGCCTCGTCCGGACGACCGAGGACCGGGGCGTCGTCGCGGTGCTCGACCCGCGGCTCGTCACCGCCCGCTACGGCGAGTTCCTGGCGCGGTCCCTGCCCGGCTTCTGGCGGACGACCGAGCGCGACGTCGCCGTGTCCGCCCTGCGCCGACTCACCGGGGACGGCTAG
- the miaA gene encoding tRNA (adenosine(37)-N6)-dimethylallyltransferase MiaA — protein MTLVVAVVGPTATGKSDLGIALALALGGEVVNTDAMQLYRGMDIGTAKVPVDERRGVPHHLLDVLEPSQDATVADYQQRARATLADLDARGVRAVAVGGSGLYVRALLDHMEFPGTDPDLRARLEERVEREGSRALHAELAAADPVAAEGIGPRNARRVVRALEVIALTGRPYSASLPQHVYEVPAVQIGLDCDRPTLDARVAGRVDRMWAAGLVDEVDGLLARGLGRTASRAVGYAEVAAMLRGELTEQEARDATTAGTRRLARKQMGWFGRDPRVHWLDARDPGLVDRALDLVARADAGTLGPATDDPAPRRSLGS, from the coding sequence GTGACGCTCGTCGTCGCCGTCGTCGGACCGACGGCCACCGGCAAGTCGGACCTCGGCATCGCGCTCGCGCTGGCCCTCGGCGGCGAGGTCGTCAACACCGACGCGATGCAGCTCTACCGCGGCATGGACATCGGCACGGCGAAGGTCCCCGTGGACGAGCGGCGCGGCGTGCCGCACCACCTGCTCGACGTGCTCGAGCCGTCGCAGGACGCGACCGTCGCGGACTACCAGCAGCGTGCCCGCGCGACGCTCGCGGACCTCGACGCGCGGGGTGTGCGCGCGGTCGCCGTGGGCGGCTCCGGCCTGTACGTGCGCGCGCTGCTCGACCACATGGAGTTCCCGGGGACCGACCCGGACCTGCGGGCGCGGCTCGAGGAGCGCGTCGAGCGTGAGGGGTCGCGTGCGCTGCACGCCGAGCTCGCGGCGGCCGACCCGGTGGCGGCCGAGGGCATCGGCCCGCGCAACGCGCGCCGCGTCGTGCGGGCGCTCGAGGTGATCGCGCTCACGGGCCGCCCCTATTCGGCGTCGCTGCCGCAGCACGTCTACGAGGTCCCCGCCGTGCAGATCGGGCTCGACTGCGACCGCCCGACGCTCGACGCGCGCGTCGCCGGGCGCGTCGACCGGATGTGGGCCGCGGGTCTCGTCGACGAGGTCGACGGGCTGCTCGCGCGCGGCCTCGGCCGGACCGCGTCGCGTGCGGTCGGCTACGCCGAGGTCGCCGCGATGCTGCGCGGCGAGCTCACCGAGCAGGAGGCCCGCGACGCGACGACCGCCGGGACGCGACGGCTGGCCCGCAAGCAGATGGGCTGGTTCGGCCGCGACCCCCGCGTGCACTGGCTCGACGCGCGGGACCCCGGCCTCGTCGACCGTGCGCTCGACCTCGTCGCCCGGGCCGACGCCGGGACGCTCGGACCCGCCACCGACGACCCCGCACCCCGCCGTAGTCTGGGGTCATGA